The following coding sequences lie in one Salvelinus fontinalis isolate EN_2023a chromosome 21, ASM2944872v1, whole genome shotgun sequence genomic window:
- the phyhd1 gene encoding phytanoyl-CoA dioxygenase domain-containing protein 1, with product MDFLTDQDAKKYQEDGYLILDGLLSPAECDELRLRMGEIVDRMDVPEHCRIQFSTNHDEQLKTQGNADYFITSGDKIRFFFEKGVFDDKGDFTVPKERSLNKIGHALHAYEPLYKTATHSPKIQGIAKKLGLKSPVILQSMYIFKQPGIGGEVMPHQDATFLHTEPLGRVMGVWIALEDATLDNGCLWFIPGSHNNGITRRMVRTPEGTYPLTDFVGREATYNDKLFIPAPVKKGGVVLIDGEVVHKSEQNVSEKSRHVYTFHIMESQKTKWSPENWLQPTEELPFPALYTK from the exons ATGGACTTTCTAACAGATCAAGATGCGAAAAAG TACCAGGAGGACGGGTACCTGATCCTGGATGGGCTCCTCAGTCCGGCGGAGTGTGATGAGCTCCGGCTGAGGATGGGAGAGATCGTGGACCGGATGGACGTTCCAGAACATTGTCGGATCCAGTTCTCCACCAATCACGACGAGCAGTTGAAAACACAG GGAAACGCTGACTACTTCATCACCAGTGGAGATAAGATCCGCTTTTTCTTTGAGAAAGGAGTTTTTGATGATAAAG GAGATTTCACCGTGCCAAAAGAACGATCTCTCAACAAAATTGGACATG CACTCCATGCCTATGAGCCTTTATACAAAACTGCCACTCATTCACCCAAGATTCAG GGTATAGCCAAGAAGCTTGGTCTGAAGAGTCCTGTGATTTTGCAAAGCATGTACATTTTCAAG CAACCAGGGATCGGTGGAGAAG TGATGCCCCACCAAGATGCTACATTCCTCCACACGGAGCCCCTGGGCAGGGTGATGGGCGTGTGGATCGCCCTGGAGGATGCCACCCTGGACAATGGCTGCTTGTGGTTCATCCCCGGCTCACACAACA aTGGTATCACCCGACGTATGGTTCGGACCCCTGAAGGCACCTATCCCCTGACAGACTTTGTTGGGAGAGAGGCAACCTATAACGATAAGCTGTTCATACCTGCACCTGTCAAAAAAG GTGGGGTGGTTTTGATTGATGGAGAAGTTGTCCATAAAAGTGAGCAGAACGTGTCAGAAAAATCGCGACATGTCTACACGTTCCACATCATGGAGTCTCAGAAGACAAAATGGAGCCCTGAGAACTG GTTACAGCCCACAGAGGAGCTTCCTTTCCCTGCCCTGTACACCAAGTAA